The proteins below are encoded in one region of Rhinolophus sinicus isolate RSC01 linkage group LG07, ASM3656204v1, whole genome shotgun sequence:
- the PTBP1 gene encoding polypyrimidine tract-binding protein 1 isoform X1 codes for MDGIVPDIAVGTKRGSDELFSACVTNGPFIMSSNSASAANGNDSKKFKGDNRSAGVPSRVIHIRKLPSDVTEGEVISLGLPFGKVTNLLMLKGKNQAFIEMNTEEAANTMVNYYTSVTPVLRGQPIYIQFSNHKELKTDSSPNQARAQAALQAVNSVQSGSLALAASAAAVDAGMAMAGQSPVLRIIVENLFYPVTLDVLHQIFSKFGTVLKIITFTKNNQFQALLQYAEPVSAQHAKLSLDGQNIYNACCTLRIDFSKLTSLNVKYNNDKSRDYTRPDLPSGDSQPSLDQTMAAAFGAPGIMSASPYAGAGFPPTFAIPQAAGLSVPNVHGALAPLAIPSAAAAAAAAGRITIPGLGGAGNSVLLVSNLNPERVTPQSLFILFGVYGDVQRVKILFNKKENALVQMADGSQAQLAMSHLNGHKLHGKPVRITLSKHQNVQLPREGQEDQGLTKDYGNSPLHRFKKPGSKNFQNIFPPSATLHLSNIPPSISEEDLKMLFSSNGGIVKGFKFFQKDRKMALIQMGSVEEAIQALIELHNHDLGENHHLRVSFSKSTI; via the exons ATGGACGG CATTGTCCCAGACATAGCAGTTGGTACAAAG CGGGGATCGGACGAGCTCTTCTCTGCCTGTGTCACTAACGGACCCTTTATCATGAGCAGCAACTCAGCCTCTGCAG CAAACGGAAATGACAGCAAGAAGTTCAAAGGCGACAACAGAAGTGCCGGTGTGCCTTCTAGAGTGATCCATATCCGCAAGCTCCCCAGTGACGTCACTGAGGGCGAGGTCATCTCCCTGGGGTTGCCCTTTGGGAAGGTCACCAACCTCCTGATGCTGAAAGGGAAGAACCAG GCCTTCATTGAGATGAACACGGAGGAGGCCGCCAACACCATGGTCAACTACTACACGTCGGTGACGCCTGTGCTGCGCGGCCAGCCCATCTACATCCAGTTCTCCAACCACAAGGAGCTGAAGACGGACAGCTCGCCCAACCAGGCCCGGGCCCAGGCCGCCCTCCAGGCTGTCAACTCCGTCCAGTCAGGGAGCCTGGCCCTGGCGGCCTCAGCCGCCGCAGTGGATGCTGGGATGGCGATGGCAGGCCAGAGCCCAGTGCTCAGGATCATCGTGGAGAACCTCTTCTACCCTGTCACCTTGGACGTCCTCCACCAG ATCTTCTCCAAGTTTGGCACAGTCCTGAAGATCATCACCTTCACCAAGAACAACCAGTTCCAGGCGCTGCTACAGTACGCTGAGCCCGTGAGCGCCCAGCACGCCAAGCTG TCCCTGGACGGGCAGAATATCTACAATGCCTGCTGCACACTCCGCATCGACTTCTCCAAGCTCACCAGCCTCAATGTCAAGTACAACAACGACAAGAGCCGAGACTACACCCGCCCTGACCTGCCCTCTGGTGACAGCCAGCCCTCACTGGACCAAACCATGGCTGCAGCCTTCG GTGCACCTGGTATAATGTCAGCCTCCCCGTACGCAGGAGCTGGTTTCCCTCCCACCTTTGCCATTCCTCAGGCTGCAG gccTCTCCGTCCCCAACGTGCACGGGGCCCTGGCCCCTCTGGCCATCCCGTcggcagcagcagctgcagctgcagcGGGCCGGATCACCATCCCTGGCCTGGGAGGCGCTGGCAATTCCGTCCTGCTGGTCAGCAACCTCAACCCTGAG AGAGTCACACCCCAAAGCCTCTTTATTCTTTTCG GCGTGTACGGTGACGTGCAGCGAGTGAAGATTTTGTTCAATAAGAAGGAGAATGCCCTGGTGCAGATGGCAGACGGGAGCCAGGCCCAGTTGG CCATGAGTCACCTGAATGGGCACAAGCTGCATGGAAAGCCGGTGCGCATCACGCTGTCCAAGCACCAGAATGTGCAGCTCCCCCGTGAGGGCCAGGAGGACCAGGGCCTGACCAAGGACTACGGGAACTCACCCCTGCACCGCTTCAAGAAGCCAGGCTCGAAGAACTTCCAGAACATCTTCCCGCCCTCGGCCACCCTGCACCTGTCCAACATCCC GCCCTCCATATCAGAGGAGGATCTCAAGATGCTCTTCTCTAGCAATGGTGGCATCGTCAAGGGGTTCAAGTTCTTCCA GAAGGACCGCAAGATGGCGCTGATCCAGATGGGCTCAGTGGAGGAGGCCATCCAGGCGCTCATTGAGCTGCACAACCACGACCTGGGCGAGAACCACCACCTGCGGGTGTCCTTCTCCAAGTCCACCATCTAG
- the PTBP1 gene encoding polypyrimidine tract-binding protein 1 isoform X2: MDGIVPDIAVGTKRGSDELFSACVTNGPFIMSSNSASAANGNDSKKFKGDNRSAGVPSRVIHIRKLPSDVTEGEVISLGLPFGKVTNLLMLKGKNQAFIEMNTEEAANTMVNYYTSVTPVLRGQPIYIQFSNHKELKTDSSPNQARAQAALQAVNSVQSGSLALAASAAAVDAGMAMAGQSPVLRIIVENLFYPVTLDVLHQIFSKFGTVLKIITFTKNNQFQALLQYAEPVSAQHAKLSLDGQNIYNACCTLRIDFSKLTSLNVKYNNDKSRDYTRPDLPSGDSQPSLDQTMAAAFGLSVPNVHGALAPLAIPSAAAAAAAAGRITIPGLGGAGNSVLLVSNLNPERVTPQSLFILFGVYGDVQRVKILFNKKENALVQMADGSQAQLAMSHLNGHKLHGKPVRITLSKHQNVQLPREGQEDQGLTKDYGNSPLHRFKKPGSKNFQNIFPPSATLHLSNIPPSISEEDLKMLFSSNGGIVKGFKFFQKDRKMALIQMGSVEEAIQALIELHNHDLGENHHLRVSFSKSTI; this comes from the exons ATGGACGG CATTGTCCCAGACATAGCAGTTGGTACAAAG CGGGGATCGGACGAGCTCTTCTCTGCCTGTGTCACTAACGGACCCTTTATCATGAGCAGCAACTCAGCCTCTGCAG CAAACGGAAATGACAGCAAGAAGTTCAAAGGCGACAACAGAAGTGCCGGTGTGCCTTCTAGAGTGATCCATATCCGCAAGCTCCCCAGTGACGTCACTGAGGGCGAGGTCATCTCCCTGGGGTTGCCCTTTGGGAAGGTCACCAACCTCCTGATGCTGAAAGGGAAGAACCAG GCCTTCATTGAGATGAACACGGAGGAGGCCGCCAACACCATGGTCAACTACTACACGTCGGTGACGCCTGTGCTGCGCGGCCAGCCCATCTACATCCAGTTCTCCAACCACAAGGAGCTGAAGACGGACAGCTCGCCCAACCAGGCCCGGGCCCAGGCCGCCCTCCAGGCTGTCAACTCCGTCCAGTCAGGGAGCCTGGCCCTGGCGGCCTCAGCCGCCGCAGTGGATGCTGGGATGGCGATGGCAGGCCAGAGCCCAGTGCTCAGGATCATCGTGGAGAACCTCTTCTACCCTGTCACCTTGGACGTCCTCCACCAG ATCTTCTCCAAGTTTGGCACAGTCCTGAAGATCATCACCTTCACCAAGAACAACCAGTTCCAGGCGCTGCTACAGTACGCTGAGCCCGTGAGCGCCCAGCACGCCAAGCTG TCCCTGGACGGGCAGAATATCTACAATGCCTGCTGCACACTCCGCATCGACTTCTCCAAGCTCACCAGCCTCAATGTCAAGTACAACAACGACAAGAGCCGAGACTACACCCGCCCTGACCTGCCCTCTGGTGACAGCCAGCCCTCACTGGACCAAACCATGGCTGCAGCCTTCG gccTCTCCGTCCCCAACGTGCACGGGGCCCTGGCCCCTCTGGCCATCCCGTcggcagcagcagctgcagctgcagcGGGCCGGATCACCATCCCTGGCCTGGGAGGCGCTGGCAATTCCGTCCTGCTGGTCAGCAACCTCAACCCTGAG AGAGTCACACCCCAAAGCCTCTTTATTCTTTTCG GCGTGTACGGTGACGTGCAGCGAGTGAAGATTTTGTTCAATAAGAAGGAGAATGCCCTGGTGCAGATGGCAGACGGGAGCCAGGCCCAGTTGG CCATGAGTCACCTGAATGGGCACAAGCTGCATGGAAAGCCGGTGCGCATCACGCTGTCCAAGCACCAGAATGTGCAGCTCCCCCGTGAGGGCCAGGAGGACCAGGGCCTGACCAAGGACTACGGGAACTCACCCCTGCACCGCTTCAAGAAGCCAGGCTCGAAGAACTTCCAGAACATCTTCCCGCCCTCGGCCACCCTGCACCTGTCCAACATCCC GCCCTCCATATCAGAGGAGGATCTCAAGATGCTCTTCTCTAGCAATGGTGGCATCGTCAAGGGGTTCAAGTTCTTCCA GAAGGACCGCAAGATGGCGCTGATCCAGATGGGCTCAGTGGAGGAGGCCATCCAGGCGCTCATTGAGCTGCACAACCACGACCTGGGCGAGAACCACCACCTGCGGGTGTCCTTCTCCAAGTCCACCATCTAG
- the PLPPR3 gene encoding phospholipid phosphatase-related protein type 3 isoform X2, with product MISTKEKNKSPKDSMTLLPCFYFVELPIVASSIVSLYFLELTDLFKPAKVGFQCYDRTLSMPYVETNEELIPLLMLLSLAFAAPAASSRLWGRGGGLDGAEGSINAGGCNFNSFLRRTVRFVGVHVFGLCATALVTDVIQLATGYHAPFFLTVCKPNYTLLGTSCEANPYITQDICSGHDTHAILSACKTFPSQHATLSAFAAVYVSMYFNSVISDTTKLLKPSLVFAFAIAAGVCGLTQITQYRSHPVDVYAGFLIGAGIAAYLACHAVGNFQAPPAEKPPAPPPAKDALRALTQRGHDSVYQQNKSVSTDELGPPGRLEGVPRPVAREKTSLGSLKRASVDVDLLAPRSPMGKENMVTFSHTLPRVSTPSLDDPARRHMTIHVPLDASRSKQLISEWKQKSLEGRGLGLPDEASPGHLRAPAEPMAEEEEEEEEEEEEEEEEEEEGGEEEGPAPPSLYPTVQARPGLGPRVILPPRAGPQPLVHIPEEGVQAAAVLSPKSSTAVRAKWLMMAEKSGAAVAGAPTQPRVANPPRLLQVIAMSKAPGGPGLKAAETASSSSASSDSSQYRSPSDRDSASIVTIDAHAPHHPVVHLSAGNGPWEWKAAGGGAKGSEGEGGYELGDLARGFRGGPKPPGVSPGSSVSDVDQEEPRFGAMATVNLATGEGLPPLGPADGALGPASRESTLRRKAGGLALGERETAGQSEAESYYRKMQAARRFKD from the exons ATGATCTCTACCAAGGAGAAGAATAAAAGCCCCAAGGACAGCATGACGCTTCTGCCCTGCTTCTACTTTGTGGAG CTGCCCATTGTGGCATCCTCCATCGTGTCCCTGTACTTCCTGGAGCTGACCGACCTCTTCAAGCCGGCCAAGGTGGGTTTCCAGTGTTACGACCGCACGTTGTCCATGCCCTACGTGGAGACCAACGAGGAACTCATTCCACTGCTCATGCTGCTCAGCTTGGCCTTTGCTGCCCCTGCGGCCTCG TCACGGCTGTGGGGACGCGGAGGGGGCCTGGACGGGGCCGAGGGTAGCATCAATGCTGGTGGTTGCAACTTCAACTCCTTCCTGCGGCGCACTGTACGCTTTGTAG GTGTCCATGTGTTTGGCCTGTGTGCCACGGCCTTGGTTACCGACGTCATCCAGCTGGCCACTGGCTACCACGCGCCCTTCTTCCTGACGGTGTGCAAGCCCAACTACACGCTGCTGGGCACCTCGTGCGAAGCCAACCCCTACATCACGCAGGACATCTGTTCTGGCCATGACACCCATGCCATCCTGTCTGCATG CAAGACCTTCCCGTCCCAGCACGCTACGCTGTCTGCCTTCGCTGCAGTCTACGTGTCG ATGTACTTCAACTCGGTCATCTCAGACACAACAAAGCTGCTGAAGCCCAGCCTGGTGTTCGCCTTCGCCATCGCCGCGGGTGTCTGCGGCCTCACTCAGATCACACAGTACCGCAGCCATCCCGTTGACGTCTATGCTGGTTTTCTCATTGGCGCTGGCATCGCTGCCTACCTG GCCTGCCATGCGGTGGGCAACTTCCAGGCCCCCCCCGCAGAGAAGCCGCCGGCTCCTCCGCCTGCCAAAGATGCGCTGCGGGCCCTGACCCAGCGGGGTCACGATTCCGTGTACCAGCAGAACAAGTCCGTGAGTACGGACGAACTGGGCCCACCGGGTCGGCTTGAGGGCGTGCCACGGCCTGTGGCCCGCGAGAAGACCTCGCTGGGCAGCCTGAAGCGGGCCAGTGTGGACGTGGACCTACTGGCCCCGCGCAGCCCCATGGGCAAGGAGAACATGGTGACTTTCAGCCACACGCTGCCCCGCGTCAGCACGCCCTCACTTGATGACCCCGCCCGCCGTCACATGACCATCCACGTGCCGCTGGATGCCTCACGCTCCAAGCAGCTCATCAGCGAGTGGAAGCAGAAGTCGCTGGAGGGCCGCGGCCTGGGGCTGCCAGACGAGGCCAGCCCGGGGCACCTGCGAGCGCCCGCTGAGCCCAtggcagaagaggaggaggaggaggaggaggaggaagaggaggaggaggaagaggaggaggaagggggggaggaagagggcccagctccaccctcaCTCTACCCCACGGTCCAGGCACGGCCGGGGCTCGGGCCACGGGTCATTCTCCCCCCAAGGGCAGGGCCGCAGCCGCTGGTGCACATCCCCGAGGAAGGAGTGCAGGCGGCAGCCGTCCTCTCCCCCAAGAGCAGCACAGCGGTGAGGGCTAAATGGCTCATGATGGCTGAGAAGAGTGGGGCGGCCGTGGCGGGGGCCCCCACCCAGCCCCGCGTGGCTAACCCGCCCCGGCTGCTACAGGTGATTGCCATGTCCAAGGCTCCGGGTGGGCCGGGCCTCAAAGCAGCTGAGACAGCCTCGTCCTCCAGCGCCAGCTCCGACTCCTCGCAGTACAGGTCGCCTTCAGATCGCGACTCGGCCAGCATCGTTACCATCGACGCGCATGCGCCTCACCATCCCGTGGTCCACCTGTCTGCGGGTAATGGGCCCTGGGAGTGGAAGGCGGCGGGCGGTGGAGCCAAGGGGTCAGAGGGCGAGGGAGGCTACGAGCTAGGGGACCTGGCTCGAGGCTTCCGTGGCGGGCCCAAGCCGCCGGGTGTGTCTCCTGGCTCATCCGTCAGTGACGTGGACCAGGAGGAGCCTCGGTTTGGAGCTATGGCCACAGTCAACCTGGCCACAGGGGAGGGTCTGCCCCCGCTGGGGCCGGCCGACGGGGCGCTGGGGCCGGCCAGCCGCGAGTCCACGCTGCGGCGCAAGGCGGGTGGCCTGGCGCTGGGCGAGCGGGAGACGGCGGGCCAGTCGGAGGCTGAGAGCTACTACCGAAAGATGCAGGCAGCCCGCAGGTTCAAGGACTGA
- the PLPPR3 gene encoding phospholipid phosphatase-related protein type 3 isoform X1, translating to MISTKEKNKSPKDSMTLLPCFYFVELPIVASSIVSLYFLELTDLFKPAKVGFQCYDRTLSMPYVETNEELIPLLMLLSLAFAAPAASIMVGEGMLYCLQSRLWGRGGGLDGAEGSINAGGCNFNSFLRRTVRFVGVHVFGLCATALVTDVIQLATGYHAPFFLTVCKPNYTLLGTSCEANPYITQDICSGHDTHAILSACKTFPSQHATLSAFAAVYVSMYFNSVISDTTKLLKPSLVFAFAIAAGVCGLTQITQYRSHPVDVYAGFLIGAGIAAYLACHAVGNFQAPPAEKPPAPPPAKDALRALTQRGHDSVYQQNKSVSTDELGPPGRLEGVPRPVAREKTSLGSLKRASVDVDLLAPRSPMGKENMVTFSHTLPRVSTPSLDDPARRHMTIHVPLDASRSKQLISEWKQKSLEGRGLGLPDEASPGHLRAPAEPMAEEEEEEEEEEEEEEEEEEEGGEEEGPAPPSLYPTVQARPGLGPRVILPPRAGPQPLVHIPEEGVQAAAVLSPKSSTAVRAKWLMMAEKSGAAVAGAPTQPRVANPPRLLQVIAMSKAPGGPGLKAAETASSSSASSDSSQYRSPSDRDSASIVTIDAHAPHHPVVHLSAGNGPWEWKAAGGGAKGSEGEGGYELGDLARGFRGGPKPPGVSPGSSVSDVDQEEPRFGAMATVNLATGEGLPPLGPADGALGPASRESTLRRKAGGLALGERETAGQSEAESYYRKMQAARRFKD from the exons ATGATCTCTACCAAGGAGAAGAATAAAAGCCCCAAGGACAGCATGACGCTTCTGCCCTGCTTCTACTTTGTGGAG CTGCCCATTGTGGCATCCTCCATCGTGTCCCTGTACTTCCTGGAGCTGACCGACCTCTTCAAGCCGGCCAAGGTGGGTTTCCAGTGTTACGACCGCACGTTGTCCATGCCCTACGTGGAGACCAACGAGGAACTCATTCCACTGCTCATGCTGCTCAGCTTGGCCTTTGCTGCCCCTGCGGCCTCG ATCATGGTGGGCGAGGGCATGCTGTACTGTCTGCAGTCACGGCTGTGGGGACGCGGAGGGGGCCTGGACGGGGCCGAGGGTAGCATCAATGCTGGTGGTTGCAACTTCAACTCCTTCCTGCGGCGCACTGTACGCTTTGTAG GTGTCCATGTGTTTGGCCTGTGTGCCACGGCCTTGGTTACCGACGTCATCCAGCTGGCCACTGGCTACCACGCGCCCTTCTTCCTGACGGTGTGCAAGCCCAACTACACGCTGCTGGGCACCTCGTGCGAAGCCAACCCCTACATCACGCAGGACATCTGTTCTGGCCATGACACCCATGCCATCCTGTCTGCATG CAAGACCTTCCCGTCCCAGCACGCTACGCTGTCTGCCTTCGCTGCAGTCTACGTGTCG ATGTACTTCAACTCGGTCATCTCAGACACAACAAAGCTGCTGAAGCCCAGCCTGGTGTTCGCCTTCGCCATCGCCGCGGGTGTCTGCGGCCTCACTCAGATCACACAGTACCGCAGCCATCCCGTTGACGTCTATGCTGGTTTTCTCATTGGCGCTGGCATCGCTGCCTACCTG GCCTGCCATGCGGTGGGCAACTTCCAGGCCCCCCCCGCAGAGAAGCCGCCGGCTCCTCCGCCTGCCAAAGATGCGCTGCGGGCCCTGACCCAGCGGGGTCACGATTCCGTGTACCAGCAGAACAAGTCCGTGAGTACGGACGAACTGGGCCCACCGGGTCGGCTTGAGGGCGTGCCACGGCCTGTGGCCCGCGAGAAGACCTCGCTGGGCAGCCTGAAGCGGGCCAGTGTGGACGTGGACCTACTGGCCCCGCGCAGCCCCATGGGCAAGGAGAACATGGTGACTTTCAGCCACACGCTGCCCCGCGTCAGCACGCCCTCACTTGATGACCCCGCCCGCCGTCACATGACCATCCACGTGCCGCTGGATGCCTCACGCTCCAAGCAGCTCATCAGCGAGTGGAAGCAGAAGTCGCTGGAGGGCCGCGGCCTGGGGCTGCCAGACGAGGCCAGCCCGGGGCACCTGCGAGCGCCCGCTGAGCCCAtggcagaagaggaggaggaggaggaggaggaggaagaggaggaggaggaagaggaggaggaagggggggaggaagagggcccagctccaccctcaCTCTACCCCACGGTCCAGGCACGGCCGGGGCTCGGGCCACGGGTCATTCTCCCCCCAAGGGCAGGGCCGCAGCCGCTGGTGCACATCCCCGAGGAAGGAGTGCAGGCGGCAGCCGTCCTCTCCCCCAAGAGCAGCACAGCGGTGAGGGCTAAATGGCTCATGATGGCTGAGAAGAGTGGGGCGGCCGTGGCGGGGGCCCCCACCCAGCCCCGCGTGGCTAACCCGCCCCGGCTGCTACAGGTGATTGCCATGTCCAAGGCTCCGGGTGGGCCGGGCCTCAAAGCAGCTGAGACAGCCTCGTCCTCCAGCGCCAGCTCCGACTCCTCGCAGTACAGGTCGCCTTCAGATCGCGACTCGGCCAGCATCGTTACCATCGACGCGCATGCGCCTCACCATCCCGTGGTCCACCTGTCTGCGGGTAATGGGCCCTGGGAGTGGAAGGCGGCGGGCGGTGGAGCCAAGGGGTCAGAGGGCGAGGGAGGCTACGAGCTAGGGGACCTGGCTCGAGGCTTCCGTGGCGGGCCCAAGCCGCCGGGTGTGTCTCCTGGCTCATCCGTCAGTGACGTGGACCAGGAGGAGCCTCGGTTTGGAGCTATGGCCACAGTCAACCTGGCCACAGGGGAGGGTCTGCCCCCGCTGGGGCCGGCCGACGGGGCGCTGGGGCCGGCCAGCCGCGAGTCCACGCTGCGGCGCAAGGCGGGTGGCCTGGCGCTGGGCGAGCGGGAGACGGCGGGCCAGTCGGAGGCTGAGAGCTACTACCGAAAGATGCAGGCAGCCCGCAGGTTCAAGGACTGA
- the PLPPR3 gene encoding phospholipid phosphatase-related protein type 3 isoform X3: MPYVETNEELIPLLMLLSLAFAAPAASIMVGEGMLYCLQSRLWGRGGGLDGAEGSINAGGCNFNSFLRRTVRFVGVHVFGLCATALVTDVIQLATGYHAPFFLTVCKPNYTLLGTSCEANPYITQDICSGHDTHAILSACKTFPSQHATLSAFAAVYVSMYFNSVISDTTKLLKPSLVFAFAIAAGVCGLTQITQYRSHPVDVYAGFLIGAGIAAYLACHAVGNFQAPPAEKPPAPPPAKDALRALTQRGHDSVYQQNKSVSTDELGPPGRLEGVPRPVAREKTSLGSLKRASVDVDLLAPRSPMGKENMVTFSHTLPRVSTPSLDDPARRHMTIHVPLDASRSKQLISEWKQKSLEGRGLGLPDEASPGHLRAPAEPMAEEEEEEEEEEEEEEEEEEEGGEEEGPAPPSLYPTVQARPGLGPRVILPPRAGPQPLVHIPEEGVQAAAVLSPKSSTAVRAKWLMMAEKSGAAVAGAPTQPRVANPPRLLQVIAMSKAPGGPGLKAAETASSSSASSDSSQYRSPSDRDSASIVTIDAHAPHHPVVHLSAGNGPWEWKAAGGGAKGSEGEGGYELGDLARGFRGGPKPPGVSPGSSVSDVDQEEPRFGAMATVNLATGEGLPPLGPADGALGPASRESTLRRKAGGLALGERETAGQSEAESYYRKMQAARRFKD, translated from the exons ATGCCCTACGTGGAGACCAACGAGGAACTCATTCCACTGCTCATGCTGCTCAGCTTGGCCTTTGCTGCCCCTGCGGCCTCG ATCATGGTGGGCGAGGGCATGCTGTACTGTCTGCAGTCACGGCTGTGGGGACGCGGAGGGGGCCTGGACGGGGCCGAGGGTAGCATCAATGCTGGTGGTTGCAACTTCAACTCCTTCCTGCGGCGCACTGTACGCTTTGTAG GTGTCCATGTGTTTGGCCTGTGTGCCACGGCCTTGGTTACCGACGTCATCCAGCTGGCCACTGGCTACCACGCGCCCTTCTTCCTGACGGTGTGCAAGCCCAACTACACGCTGCTGGGCACCTCGTGCGAAGCCAACCCCTACATCACGCAGGACATCTGTTCTGGCCATGACACCCATGCCATCCTGTCTGCATG CAAGACCTTCCCGTCCCAGCACGCTACGCTGTCTGCCTTCGCTGCAGTCTACGTGTCG ATGTACTTCAACTCGGTCATCTCAGACACAACAAAGCTGCTGAAGCCCAGCCTGGTGTTCGCCTTCGCCATCGCCGCGGGTGTCTGCGGCCTCACTCAGATCACACAGTACCGCAGCCATCCCGTTGACGTCTATGCTGGTTTTCTCATTGGCGCTGGCATCGCTGCCTACCTG GCCTGCCATGCGGTGGGCAACTTCCAGGCCCCCCCCGCAGAGAAGCCGCCGGCTCCTCCGCCTGCCAAAGATGCGCTGCGGGCCCTGACCCAGCGGGGTCACGATTCCGTGTACCAGCAGAACAAGTCCGTGAGTACGGACGAACTGGGCCCACCGGGTCGGCTTGAGGGCGTGCCACGGCCTGTGGCCCGCGAGAAGACCTCGCTGGGCAGCCTGAAGCGGGCCAGTGTGGACGTGGACCTACTGGCCCCGCGCAGCCCCATGGGCAAGGAGAACATGGTGACTTTCAGCCACACGCTGCCCCGCGTCAGCACGCCCTCACTTGATGACCCCGCCCGCCGTCACATGACCATCCACGTGCCGCTGGATGCCTCACGCTCCAAGCAGCTCATCAGCGAGTGGAAGCAGAAGTCGCTGGAGGGCCGCGGCCTGGGGCTGCCAGACGAGGCCAGCCCGGGGCACCTGCGAGCGCCCGCTGAGCCCAtggcagaagaggaggaggaggaggaggaggaggaagaggaggaggaggaagaggaggaggaagggggggaggaagagggcccagctccaccctcaCTCTACCCCACGGTCCAGGCACGGCCGGGGCTCGGGCCACGGGTCATTCTCCCCCCAAGGGCAGGGCCGCAGCCGCTGGTGCACATCCCCGAGGAAGGAGTGCAGGCGGCAGCCGTCCTCTCCCCCAAGAGCAGCACAGCGGTGAGGGCTAAATGGCTCATGATGGCTGAGAAGAGTGGGGCGGCCGTGGCGGGGGCCCCCACCCAGCCCCGCGTGGCTAACCCGCCCCGGCTGCTACAGGTGATTGCCATGTCCAAGGCTCCGGGTGGGCCGGGCCTCAAAGCAGCTGAGACAGCCTCGTCCTCCAGCGCCAGCTCCGACTCCTCGCAGTACAGGTCGCCTTCAGATCGCGACTCGGCCAGCATCGTTACCATCGACGCGCATGCGCCTCACCATCCCGTGGTCCACCTGTCTGCGGGTAATGGGCCCTGGGAGTGGAAGGCGGCGGGCGGTGGAGCCAAGGGGTCAGAGGGCGAGGGAGGCTACGAGCTAGGGGACCTGGCTCGAGGCTTCCGTGGCGGGCCCAAGCCGCCGGGTGTGTCTCCTGGCTCATCCGTCAGTGACGTGGACCAGGAGGAGCCTCGGTTTGGAGCTATGGCCACAGTCAACCTGGCCACAGGGGAGGGTCTGCCCCCGCTGGGGCCGGCCGACGGGGCGCTGGGGCCGGCCAGCCGCGAGTCCACGCTGCGGCGCAAGGCGGGTGGCCTGGCGCTGGGCGAGCGGGAGACGGCGGGCCAGTCGGAGGCTGAGAGCTACTACCGAAAGATGCAGGCAGCCCGCAGGTTCAAGGACTGA
- the AZU1 gene encoding LOW QUALITY PROTEIN: azurocidin (The sequence of the model RefSeq protein was modified relative to this genomic sequence to represent the inferred CDS: inserted 3 bases in 2 codons), translated as MAVCGKEEMTANSKRCLTASPKIHCGGSARRSRILWLSGRAVPPGCRPLRPAGNSLWYLQACSQAVLGVPGWVWKVGAFPCAPPPRAVPAWCLPSLSPPTLRNPGTATVVLGTYDLRWRENSRQRFXIRTINENGYDPQENLNDLLLLQLDGEANLPSSVALVPLPQQNDTVEAGTSCQMAGWGPNXASYFPRVLNVTMTPLDQCRPSKVCTGILIRWGSICQGDRSTPLVRNGLAYSVASFSTEPCGRGPDFFTRVALF; from the exons ATGGCTGTGTGTGGCAAGGAGGAAATGACTGCAAACAGCAAGCGCTGCCTAACTGCGAGTCCGAAAATTCATTGCGGGGGCTCTGCCCGCCGCTCCCGCATCCTGTGGCTATCGGGCCGTGCCGTGCCCCCTGGCTGTCGACCTCTAAGGCCA GCTGGTAATTCCCTATGGTATTTACAAGCTTGCTCCcaggcagtgcttggggtcccagGGTGGGTGTGGAAGGTTGGGGCATTTCCATGTGCCCCCCCACCCAGGGCCGTCCCAGCCTGGTGTCTTCCATCGCTCTCACCACCCACTCTTAGGAACCCTGGAACTGCCACCGTGGTGCTGGGGACCTATGACCTGAGGTGGCgggagaattccaggcagaggt TCATCAGGACCATCAACGAGAATGGCTATGACCCCCAGGAGAATCTGAATGACCTGCTGCTCCTGCAG CTGGATGGTGAGGCCAACCTTCCCAGCAGCGTGGCACTGGTACCACTGCCCCAGCAGAATGACACAGTGGAAGCCGGCACCAGCTGCCAGATGGCAGGCTGGGGACCCAA AGCGTCCTACTTTCCAAGGGTGCTCAATGTCACCATGACCCCCTTGGACCAGTGTCGCCCCAGCAAGGTGTGCACTGGCATCCTCATCCGCTGGGGCAGCATCTGCCAG GGAGACAGGAGCACCCCTCTTGTCCGAAACGGCCTGGCATACAGCGTGGCCTCCTTCTCCACGGAGCCCTGTGGCAGGGGCCCCGACTTCTTCACTCGCGTGGCGCTCTTCTGA